The following proteins come from a genomic window of Edaphobacter sp. 4G125:
- the xylB gene encoding xylulokinase: MFLGIDCGTQGTKALLIDEAGKPLGRGYARHALIERANGAREQEPSWWVEALKEAVKQALVQVPGARVKALGVSGQQHGLVVLDEEKKVIRPAKLWNDTETAPQNAALVRELGGAAGCIEKIGIVPLTGYTVSKLLWLKEAEPENFARVRHVLLPHDYLNFWLTGELCAEYGDASGTAFFDVRSRSWSKEVLGKIDGGTEQLWGALPRLLGPEELVGRLRPEVAKELGLPAACVVSSGGGDNMMGAIGTGNVKEGVVTMSLGTSSTVYSFCERPVTDATGSVASFCSSSGGWLPLVCTMNATNVVTQTMGLVGKTVADLDGALEATQPGADGLVFLPFLNGERTPDLPQARGSLVGISANNYTSENLIRAAVEGVSFGVLNGLELILAGRKPEVIFLIGGGARSKEWRQLLADATGVPIQVPVEEEAGCLGAAMQAMFAYGQSAGAAESFAAIADRCVKISTEEQSVPRADRKAGYEAAMERYREGLERLYLDSN, encoded by the coding sequence ATGTTTTTAGGGATTGATTGTGGGACGCAGGGAACGAAGGCCCTGCTGATCGATGAAGCGGGAAAACCGCTGGGGCGAGGATATGCTCGCCATGCATTGATCGAACGAGCCAATGGGGCGCGGGAACAGGAGCCGAGCTGGTGGGTGGAGGCTCTCAAAGAGGCGGTGAAACAGGCGCTGGTACAGGTTCCGGGTGCGCGGGTGAAGGCATTGGGAGTCTCGGGGCAACAGCATGGCCTGGTGGTGCTGGATGAAGAGAAGAAGGTAATTCGTCCAGCCAAGTTGTGGAACGACACGGAGACGGCTCCACAGAATGCGGCTCTTGTCCGCGAGTTGGGCGGGGCGGCGGGGTGCATCGAGAAGATTGGGATTGTTCCGCTGACGGGGTACACGGTCTCGAAGCTGCTGTGGTTGAAAGAGGCTGAGCCGGAGAACTTTGCACGGGTACGTCATGTTCTGCTGCCGCATGATTATCTGAACTTCTGGCTGACAGGAGAGTTGTGCGCAGAGTATGGAGATGCTTCGGGAACAGCGTTCTTCGATGTGCGATCGCGGAGTTGGTCGAAGGAGGTTCTGGGCAAGATTGATGGAGGCACGGAGCAGCTGTGGGGCGCGTTGCCTCGTTTATTGGGACCGGAGGAGCTTGTCGGGCGGCTCCGTCCGGAGGTTGCGAAAGAGTTGGGGCTGCCTGCGGCTTGCGTGGTCTCTTCGGGTGGCGGAGATAACATGATGGGCGCGATCGGAACAGGAAATGTGAAGGAAGGCGTGGTGACGATGAGCCTGGGGACCTCGTCGACCGTGTACTCGTTCTGTGAGCGGCCGGTGACGGATGCGACGGGTTCCGTGGCTTCATTCTGCTCGTCGTCCGGGGGATGGTTGCCATTGGTTTGCACGATGAATGCGACGAATGTGGTGACGCAGACGATGGGACTGGTAGGGAAGACGGTTGCGGACCTGGATGGAGCGCTGGAAGCGACGCAGCCGGGAGCCGACGGGTTGGTGTTTCTGCCATTTCTGAATGGAGAGCGGACACCAGATCTGCCGCAGGCGCGGGGTTCGCTGGTCGGGATTTCGGCGAATAACTATACGAGCGAGAACCTGATTCGCGCGGCGGTGGAGGGTGTGAGCTTCGGAGTTTTGAACGGGTTGGAGCTGATTCTGGCGGGAAGGAAACCTGAGGTGATCTTCCTGATCGGCGGTGGAGCGCGCTCGAAGGAGTGGAGGCAGCTGCTGGCCGATGCGACCGGCGTGCCGATTCAGGTTCCGGTGGAAGAAGAGGCGGGTTGCCTAGGCGCGGCGATGCAGGCGATGTTTGCCTATGGCCAATCTGCGGGTGCGGCAGAGAGTTTTGCCGCGATTGCAGATCGCTGTGTGAAGATTTCCACGGAGGAACAGAGTGTTCCGCGGGCCGACCGGAAAGCGGGGTACGAAGCGGCGATGGAGCGGTACCGCGAGGGGTTGGAACGACTCTATCTCGATAGTAATTGA
- a CDS encoding ROK family transcriptional regulator — translation MAPRSIARVSGSSSSGRMRPDTVRRFDLSSAQLASSEMARDINRDIVLEFIRFRQPVSRVDLSRLSGLQPSTISAIVEDLIEEGWVREGAVVRSGRGRPSTMLLVNDDLVTLALDIRPSQAIVAVVDLSGRFLSHETITTAKDPETATAKLVKEMNALRKRHGDKTFEGIGVSVPGRVDPVTQRLLMAPNLGWEGYDLRSALEKAMGLQVEIDNDANACLLSELWFGRLEGVRNAVLVAVAEGLGTAILAEGQLHSGFNGLAGEFGHIPIDPKGPVCGCGKRGCWEMFASSRAALQTYRKQSRKQVSDIRGLLQLAQDGDRAALKAVKAQAEALGHGLRLVTAALSPERILITGELTSCWEICGPIVQRELEAGMLAGAAPRLTTAGDGYLARLSGSAALLLQRHSHYHRSTHISRRAKAKA, via the coding sequence ATGGCCCCTCGTTCGATTGCACGTGTCAGTGGTTCTTCGTCTTCCGGCAGGATGCGTCCTGATACGGTGAGAAGATTTGATTTGTCGTCGGCGCAGCTTGCGTCGAGCGAGATGGCGCGAGATATCAACCGCGATATTGTGCTGGAGTTTATCCGCTTCCGGCAGCCTGTTTCGCGCGTAGATCTGTCGCGGCTTTCGGGTTTGCAGCCGAGCACGATCTCGGCCATTGTCGAAGATTTAATTGAGGAAGGGTGGGTCCGCGAGGGAGCTGTTGTGCGCAGCGGGCGCGGGCGTCCTTCAACGATGCTGCTGGTCAATGATGATCTGGTGACGCTGGCGCTGGATATTCGCCCCAGCCAGGCGATTGTTGCGGTGGTCGATTTAAGTGGAAGGTTTCTATCCCATGAGACCATCACGACTGCGAAGGATCCGGAGACCGCGACTGCGAAGTTGGTGAAGGAGATGAACGCGCTTCGTAAGCGACATGGCGACAAGACCTTTGAAGGGATCGGAGTGAGCGTTCCGGGACGCGTCGATCCGGTGACGCAGCGGCTGCTGATGGCTCCAAACCTGGGTTGGGAGGGATACGATCTTCGCTCGGCGTTGGAGAAGGCGATGGGCCTACAGGTGGAGATCGATAACGACGCCAATGCGTGCCTTCTTTCGGAGCTGTGGTTTGGCCGGCTGGAGGGAGTACGGAACGCGGTCTTGGTTGCGGTGGCGGAAGGATTGGGAACTGCGATTCTGGCAGAGGGGCAACTGCACTCGGGATTCAACGGGTTAGCAGGGGAGTTCGGGCATATTCCGATTGATCCTAAGGGGCCGGTGTGTGGGTGCGGAAAACGAGGATGCTGGGAGATGTTTGCCTCGTCGCGGGCCGCGCTGCAGACCTATCGAAAGCAGAGCAGGAAGCAGGTCAGCGATATTCGAGGACTTCTGCAACTGGCTCAGGATGGAGATCGAGCAGCACTGAAGGCTGTGAAGGCGCAGGCGGAGGCACTGGGGCATGGGCTTCGTCTGGTGACGGCTGCGCTCTCTCCAGAGAGGATTCTGATTACGGGAGAACTGACTTCGTGCTGGGAGATCTGCGGACCGATTGTGCAGCGCGAGCTGGAGGCGGGGATGCTGGCTGGGGCGGCTCCGCGATTGACGACTGCCGGCGACGGCTATCTGGCGCGCTTAAGCGGAAGCGCTGCTTTACTGCTGCAACGGCACTCGCATTATCACCGATCGACACATATCTCGCGGCGCGCGAAGGCAAAGGCTTAG
- a CDS encoding TylF/MycF/NovP-related O-methyltransferase yields the protein MANYLISIIRPNGYLHSSCFQEVAETLEAALRELGNRAAIVENIVDRQATNILLGAHLLTEEEMRLLPSGTIVYNLEQLGSAHLSEAYLRLSESHWIWDYSPLNLVRWQERKCLYPPRLVEIGYMPVLRRIAAAAEQDIDVLFYGSLNERRKKVLEGLERAGVCAHVAFGVYGKERDALIARSKIVLNTHFYETNLFEIVRVSYLLANSKAVVSEVSPDLGGYAEAVAAFSPEEIVEGCLELLRNDAKRRELERRGFEHFSRQSTVRVLREILPANPVPELRRLYLDMVQRCLIGTVYEDPNQDRWSPHVYQSQLREIGRDWPSQAHSMIGNARMTNLRSIAEFVIEREIPGDFIETGIWRGGACIMMRAILKAYGVTDRRVWAADSFCGLPEPNPDVTADTGDVHHTFSELAVSLEQVQENFRKYDLLDEQVQFLKGWFSETLPTAPIERLAILRLDGDMYESTMDALEELYDRVSPGGFIIVDDYGAVEGCRQAVCDFRRQRGIEAPIQAIDGFGVYWQRESLAAISPIVSAPEDKLSATAEEGL from the coding sequence ATGGCCAACTATCTGATCTCGATCATTCGCCCGAATGGTTATCTGCACAGTTCGTGTTTTCAAGAGGTTGCTGAGACGCTGGAGGCGGCCCTGCGCGAGCTGGGCAACAGGGCGGCGATTGTCGAGAACATCGTTGACCGGCAAGCGACGAACATTTTGCTAGGGGCCCATCTTCTGACCGAGGAGGAGATGCGGTTGCTACCTTCGGGAACGATTGTCTACAACCTGGAGCAGTTGGGGAGCGCGCATCTTTCGGAAGCGTATCTACGTTTGTCGGAGAGTCATTGGATATGGGATTACAGCCCTCTCAACCTGGTGAGATGGCAGGAGAGAAAGTGTCTGTATCCGCCGCGTCTGGTGGAGATTGGGTACATGCCTGTGCTTCGTCGTATTGCGGCGGCGGCAGAACAGGATATCGATGTTCTGTTTTATGGCTCTTTGAATGAGCGCAGGAAGAAGGTTCTTGAAGGACTGGAGCGGGCCGGGGTCTGTGCGCATGTGGCCTTTGGTGTGTATGGGAAGGAGAGGGATGCGCTGATCGCCCGCTCCAAGATTGTTTTGAATACGCATTTCTACGAGACGAATCTCTTTGAGATTGTTCGAGTGAGTTATCTGCTGGCGAACTCGAAGGCGGTGGTCAGTGAGGTTTCTCCCGATCTTGGAGGATATGCGGAGGCCGTGGCGGCTTTTTCTCCGGAGGAGATTGTGGAGGGGTGTCTTGAGCTGCTGCGCAATGATGCGAAGAGGAGAGAGCTGGAGAGACGCGGGTTTGAGCACTTTTCGCGGCAGTCTACAGTGCGGGTGTTGAGGGAGATTCTGCCTGCAAATCCCGTGCCTGAGCTGCGAAGGCTGTATCTGGATATGGTGCAGCGATGCCTGATTGGCACGGTGTATGAGGACCCGAACCAAGATCGCTGGTCTCCGCATGTTTATCAGAGCCAGTTGCGGGAGATTGGCAGGGACTGGCCTTCGCAGGCACACAGCATGATTGGAAATGCGCGGATGACGAACCTGCGGAGCATCGCCGAGTTTGTGATCGAGCGAGAGATTCCGGGAGATTTTATTGAGACGGGGATATGGCGTGGAGGAGCGTGCATCATGATGCGCGCGATTCTGAAGGCTTATGGTGTGACAGACCGGAGGGTATGGGCCGCGGATTCATTCTGCGGATTGCCAGAGCCAAATCCTGATGTGACAGCGGATACGGGGGATGTGCACCATACTTTTTCGGAGCTAGCGGTTTCGCTGGAACAGGTGCAGGAGAACTTCAGAAAGTACGATCTTTTGGATGAGCAGGTCCAGTTTCTGAAGGGATGGTTTTCGGAGACGCTGCCGACGGCTCCGATTGAGAGACTGGCGATCCTACGGCTGGATGGAGATATGTATGAGTCGACGATGGATGCACTGGAGGAGTTATACGACCGGGTGTCTCCTGGGGGCTTCATCATTGTGGACGACTACGGAGCAGTGGAAGGATGTCGGCAGGCGGTGTGCGATTTCCGAAGGCAGAGGGGGATCGAGGCGCCAATTCAGGCGATTGATGGGTTTGGCGTGTACTGGCAGAGGGAGAGCCTTGCGGCGATTTCGCCCATAGTCAGCGCGCCTGAAGACAAGCTTTCTGCGACCGCTGAAGAAGGGCTGTGA
- a CDS encoding sugar MFS transporter translates to MAIGVGASSTSTQHSGAQKTDVRAMSIATMLFFMWGFLTCLNDILIPHLKGIFELNYAQAMLVQFCFFSSYFIFALPSGKLVEWRGYKGTMVIGLLVMAAGAFLFLPAAGLASFGLFLSALVILAAGITSLQVAANPYVAHLGPPETASSRLNLAQALNSFGTFIAPFFGSALILGAAAPMAPAKLKSLSAAALQAYRAEQASSVRLPYLGIGLMLVLLAIALAMVKLPPMDFTRDIRPGEMDVAAGDSIWKHPVLLAGALGIFVYVGAEVSIGSFLVNYFGLPEIAGFSEATAAKYVALYWGGAMIGRFIGSWLLTKVRTSVVLGSAAVVAGLLVVTSILTHGHTAMWAILSVGLFNSVMFPSIFTVGLTGLGPLTSKGSSLMVAAIVGGALIPLAEGHLADAIGVQHAFVIPVICYVYIALFGYLGGRRAEQEVATA, encoded by the coding sequence ATGGCCATTGGCGTCGGCGCGAGTTCAACGAGTACACAACATTCAGGGGCGCAAAAGACCGACGTCCGGGCCATGAGCATCGCAACGATGCTCTTTTTCATGTGGGGGTTTCTGACCTGCCTGAACGACATTCTGATTCCGCACCTGAAGGGTATCTTCGAGCTGAACTACGCACAGGCGATGCTGGTGCAGTTCTGCTTCTTTTCGTCGTACTTCATCTTTGCGCTGCCTTCGGGAAAGCTAGTGGAGTGGCGTGGATATAAAGGCACGATGGTGATCGGGCTGCTGGTGATGGCAGCAGGAGCGTTTCTGTTTCTTCCGGCCGCGGGGCTGGCATCCTTCGGACTGTTCCTTTCGGCGCTGGTGATTCTGGCTGCTGGAATCACGAGTCTTCAGGTGGCGGCGAATCCTTATGTCGCGCACCTTGGGCCGCCGGAGACGGCATCGTCACGACTGAACCTGGCGCAGGCGTTGAATTCATTTGGAACCTTTATCGCTCCATTCTTTGGAAGCGCGCTGATCCTGGGGGCTGCTGCCCCGATGGCTCCTGCGAAACTAAAGTCGCTTTCGGCGGCTGCGCTTCAGGCGTATCGAGCGGAGCAAGCATCGTCGGTAAGATTGCCTTACCTAGGGATCGGGTTGATGCTAGTGTTGCTGGCGATTGCTCTGGCGATGGTGAAGCTGCCGCCGATGGACTTTACGCGCGACATCCGGCCGGGTGAGATGGATGTTGCGGCGGGTGACAGCATATGGAAGCATCCTGTGCTGCTGGCGGGGGCGCTGGGAATTTTTGTGTATGTTGGCGCAGAGGTTTCGATTGGAAGTTTTCTGGTGAACTACTTTGGTCTGCCGGAGATTGCGGGCTTTTCGGAAGCGACGGCGGCGAAGTATGTTGCGCTGTACTGGGGTGGCGCAATGATAGGAAGGTTTATCGGGTCGTGGCTGCTGACGAAGGTGCGGACAAGTGTGGTGCTGGGATCGGCTGCGGTGGTGGCGGGGTTGTTGGTAGTGACTTCGATTCTGACGCACGGACATACGGCGATGTGGGCGATTCTGTCGGTAGGGTTGTTCAATTCGGTGATGTTTCCGAGCATCTTTACGGTGGGATTGACCGGCTTGGGACCGCTGACCAGCAAGGGGTCGAGCCTGATGGTGGCGGCGATTGTGGGCGGCGCGCTGATTCCGCTGGCTGAAGGACATCTGGCGGATGCGATCGGAGTGCAGCACGCGTTTGTGATTCCGGTGATCTGCTATGTGTACATTGCGCTGTTCGGATATCTGGGCGGGCGCAGGGCTGAGCAAGAGGTGGCGACGGCGTAG
- a CDS encoding ABC transporter permease, with product MLADFRDAFRQLKKAPVFATTAVITLALGIGATTAIFTLVHQVMLKSLPVTKPEELWRIGDKIRCCNWGGYTQGDDGDFSLFSWEAYKNFREHTPEFSDLAALQAGNAALGVRRAGSKGQAETRNGEYVSGNFFRTMGVQPWIGRLMTDADDQESAPSVAVMSFHVWQEKYGSDPSVVGASYQINGHPFVVIGVAPPGFYGAKLSGGDMPDFWLPLTSELLIDGATSRLKRPNGNFLDLIGRVKPGVDPNSLEAKLKVEFHDWLASHVPDMEPGEKQLWQQQTLHLIPGGAGVADMRNQYKNGLRLLLIAAGCVLLVACGNLANLMLARGLKERAQTSIRMALGASRRRLIRRALVESVLLAIIGGIAGIVVAYGGTKLILFLAFQNGSPDNYVPISATPAMPVLLFTLAISVLTGILFGIAPAWMTSHANPVEALRGANRSVGGGRSWAQKSLVIGQAAMSVVLLSTAALMARSLRNLEHQNFGFETEGRYLAQINPMLSNYKPEQLEPLFRKIDDRLIQIPGVRMVAPVLYAPMSGDSWNDGIRIQGRPEPPAKEDTSAGWTRVMPGFFEAIGAQMVLGRPITEEDTATTRNVAVVNEAFAKRFFKNENPIGQHFGTNKIKYAGTYEIVGVVKDMRYMTYDYKDPVRPMFWPAESQTVEYDDPAYKSGEIWSHYLYNIVIWAPGNPPGMEERVRKALISVDPDLVLYGVDSYKDVVSRDFQQENMIATLTMLFGVLGLTLAAVGLYGVMAYMVEQRTGEIGVRMALGADRGHVARMVLGNAFSQVGVGLALGIPMAVGAGKLMTDQLFGVRPWDPVMIFTAVLLLTLAALLASLIPARRAAGVEPMVALRSE from the coding sequence ATGCTGGCGGATTTTCGTGATGCGTTTCGGCAATTAAAGAAAGCACCTGTATTCGCAACCACGGCGGTGATCACGCTGGCACTAGGGATCGGAGCGACGACGGCGATCTTCACGCTGGTGCATCAGGTGATGTTGAAGTCCCTGCCGGTTACGAAGCCCGAGGAACTTTGGAGAATAGGGGACAAGATCCGTTGCTGCAACTGGGGAGGATATACGCAGGGCGACGACGGTGATTTTTCGCTGTTCTCGTGGGAGGCGTACAAGAACTTTCGCGAGCATACTCCGGAGTTCAGCGACCTTGCGGCCTTGCAGGCAGGAAATGCGGCGCTTGGCGTTCGCAGGGCAGGATCTAAAGGGCAGGCAGAGACGCGGAACGGAGAGTATGTCTCGGGGAACTTTTTCCGAACAATGGGCGTGCAGCCGTGGATTGGCCGGCTGATGACGGATGCTGACGATCAGGAGTCCGCGCCTTCGGTCGCGGTGATGAGCTTTCATGTCTGGCAGGAGAAGTATGGATCCGATCCGTCCGTGGTCGGTGCTAGCTATCAGATCAATGGTCATCCTTTTGTGGTGATCGGCGTGGCGCCGCCGGGATTTTACGGAGCGAAGCTATCGGGCGGAGATATGCCGGATTTCTGGCTTCCGTTAACGAGCGAGTTGCTAATTGATGGTGCGACTTCGCGATTGAAGCGCCCCAACGGAAATTTTCTGGACCTGATTGGGAGAGTCAAGCCGGGAGTCGATCCGAATTCGCTTGAAGCAAAGCTGAAGGTTGAGTTTCACGATTGGTTGGCAAGTCACGTGCCAGACATGGAGCCGGGGGAAAAGCAACTGTGGCAGCAACAGACGCTGCACCTGATCCCTGGCGGGGCGGGTGTGGCGGACATGCGGAACCAGTACAAGAATGGACTGAGGCTGTTACTGATCGCGGCGGGCTGCGTGTTGCTGGTGGCGTGCGGAAATCTGGCGAATCTGATGTTGGCGCGCGGATTGAAGGAGCGCGCGCAAACCTCTATCCGGATGGCGTTGGGTGCATCGCGGCGTCGCCTGATACGGAGGGCCCTCGTCGAGTCGGTCTTGTTGGCGATCATCGGTGGAATTGCGGGCATCGTTGTGGCCTATGGCGGCACGAAGTTGATTCTGTTTCTGGCCTTTCAGAACGGGAGTCCGGACAACTATGTGCCTATCAGTGCCACGCCAGCGATGCCGGTGCTGCTGTTTACATTGGCGATTTCTGTACTGACGGGAATCCTGTTTGGGATTGCACCTGCGTGGATGACCTCACACGCTAATCCCGTCGAAGCTCTTCGCGGCGCAAATCGCTCGGTAGGCGGAGGCCGCTCCTGGGCGCAGAAATCACTGGTCATCGGCCAGGCGGCAATGTCCGTGGTTCTGCTATCGACAGCGGCGCTGATGGCTCGAAGCCTTCGGAATCTGGAGCATCAGAACTTCGGATTTGAGACGGAGGGCCGGTACCTTGCGCAGATCAATCCGATGCTGAGCAACTACAAGCCTGAACAGCTGGAGCCGCTGTTCCGCAAGATTGATGATCGCCTGATTCAAATTCCCGGTGTGCGTATGGTTGCTCCGGTGCTTTATGCCCCGATGTCGGGCGACAGTTGGAATGATGGCATTCGTATTCAGGGCCGACCAGAGCCTCCGGCCAAGGAAGACACAAGCGCGGGATGGACCCGGGTAATGCCGGGATTCTTTGAGGCAATCGGCGCGCAGATGGTTCTGGGGCGACCCATTACGGAAGAAGATACCGCGACGACACGCAACGTAGCCGTGGTCAACGAAGCCTTCGCCAAGAGGTTTTTCAAGAACGAAAACCCCATCGGTCAGCACTTTGGAACCAACAAGATCAAATATGCAGGCACCTACGAGATCGTCGGCGTGGTGAAAGATATGCGCTACATGACGTATGACTACAAAGATCCAGTGCGTCCTATGTTCTGGCCTGCAGAGAGTCAAACTGTGGAGTACGACGATCCGGCCTATAAGAGCGGGGAGATCTGGTCGCACTATCTCTACAACATTGTGATCTGGGCCCCGGGGAATCCTCCGGGGATGGAAGAACGAGTTCGCAAGGCGCTGATCAGTGTCGATCCAGACCTTGTGCTCTACGGCGTCGATTCTTACAAAGACGTGGTGAGCCGGGATTTCCAGCAGGAGAACATGATCGCGACTTTGACGATGCTCTTCGGTGTGCTTGGCCTGACGCTGGCTGCGGTTGGTTTGTATGGCGTGATGGCTTACATGGTGGAGCAGAGAACAGGAGAGATTGGAGTACGGATGGCGCTTGGAGCGGACCGCGGTCATGTGGCGCGGATGGTTTTGGGCAACGCCTTCTCGCAGGTAGGGGTTGGGCTGGCGCTCGGCATTCCGATGGCAGTCGGAGCAGGCAAGCTGATGACCGATCAGTTATTTGGGGTGAGGCCGTGGGACCCGGTGATGATCTTCACGGCTGTGCTATTGCTGACTTTGGCGGCGTTGCTGGCGTCTCTGATCCCTGCACGGCGTGCAGCCGGGGTGGAACCGATGGTGGCGCTGAGGAGCGAGTGA
- a CDS encoding agmatine deiminase family protein has translation MTTPRDRNFRMPAEWAPHTATWIAWPHNAEDWPGKFQPIPWVYAEIVRHLSSVEDVHILVNDETAEKRARRILLRAGANLARLHFHPWLTDRVWLRDSGPIFIKNPQGELALTNWHFNAWAKYDNWHRDDQIPHHVTKLYGMEEFQPKVGDHRLVLEGGSIDTNGAGVLLTTEECLLSEVQQRNPGISRQQLEQAFHDYLGIDQVLWLNRGAAGDDTHGHVDDITRFVSEDTILTCVEPNTHDENHLPLAENLDRLRSARNLSGKPFRIVELPMPSPVSFDKQRLPASYANFYIANDLVLVPTFNDANDRHALNIIANSFPNRKIVGIHCVDFIWGLGALHCMTQQEPA, from the coding sequence ATGACTACACCTCGCGACCGGAACTTTCGTATGCCCGCCGAATGGGCTCCCCATACCGCCACCTGGATCGCCTGGCCCCACAACGCCGAGGACTGGCCCGGTAAGTTCCAACCCATCCCCTGGGTCTACGCCGAGATCGTTCGTCACCTCTCCAGCGTCGAAGACGTCCACATCCTCGTCAACGACGAGACCGCCGAAAAGCGCGCCCGACGCATCCTCCTCCGAGCTGGAGCCAATCTCGCTCGACTCCATTTCCATCCCTGGCTCACCGACCGCGTCTGGCTCCGCGACTCCGGCCCCATCTTCATCAAAAATCCGCAAGGCGAACTCGCACTCACCAACTGGCACTTCAACGCCTGGGCGAAGTACGACAACTGGCACCGCGACGACCAGATTCCGCACCACGTCACTAAGCTCTATGGAATGGAAGAATTCCAACCCAAAGTTGGAGATCACCGCCTCGTCCTCGAAGGGGGCTCCATCGATACCAACGGAGCAGGAGTCCTCCTCACCACCGAAGAATGCCTCCTCTCCGAGGTCCAGCAGCGCAACCCCGGCATCTCCCGCCAGCAGCTCGAGCAGGCCTTCCACGACTACCTGGGCATCGATCAGGTCCTCTGGCTCAATCGCGGCGCAGCCGGCGACGACACCCACGGACACGTCGACGACATCACCCGCTTTGTCTCCGAAGACACCATCCTTACCTGCGTGGAGCCCAATACCCACGACGAAAACCACCTTCCCCTGGCCGAAAACCTCGACCGGCTCCGCTCCGCCCGCAACCTCTCGGGCAAGCCCTTCCGAATCGTCGAGCTCCCCATGCCCTCGCCCGTCTCCTTCGATAAACAGCGCCTCCCTGCCAGTTACGCCAACTTCTATATCGCGAACGATCTGGTGCTCGTCCCCACCTTCAACGACGCCAACGACCGCCACGCGCTCAACATCATCGCCAACAGTTTTCCGAATCGAAAGATCGTCGGAATCCACTGTGTTGATTTCATCTGGGGCCTCGGCGCGCTACACTGCATGACGCAGCAGGAGCCGGCGTAA
- a CDS encoding amidohydrolase family protein — MRITACAFMLSATITALAQQKPVLLHNATLVDGTGGPVRQHVDITFRKGYIESVRPAFTKEKDTPKNTDIVDCSGKTVIPALISAHSHLGILLNNTDASPDAYTAENVTAALNQYERYGVTTMVSLGVNRDLVYELRDQQRAGKLGGATFLTAGRGIGVPNGAPGLNVAPDQVYRPANPEEARKDVDEMASHHVDLIKLWLDSGHGKIPAMDPAVYTAIIDEAHKHHLKVAAHVYTLADAKSLVNANVDILAHSIRDQVVDPAFATSLIYHKVWYIPTLALDEAFYLYAADPDVMKSQFFQQAAGPQLLAKLQAPDYAEKTLASPQTEQARKDHEIAMKNLKALRDAGVNVAFGTDSGAVAGRIPGFSEHRELEDLVAAGLTPLQAITLATGENGRLLHEINPKLSIGLIKQDYSADLIILSADPLMDVRNTRHIDAVYHHGALVPNTPPQN; from the coding sequence ATGCGAATTACAGCCTGTGCCTTTATGCTGTCCGCAACCATCACAGCCTTAGCCCAACAAAAGCCCGTCCTCCTGCATAACGCCACGCTCGTCGACGGCACCGGAGGACCTGTCCGTCAGCATGTCGACATCACCTTCCGCAAAGGCTATATCGAGAGTGTCAGACCTGCATTTACCAAGGAAAAAGACACTCCGAAAAACACCGACATCGTCGACTGCTCCGGCAAGACTGTCATCCCGGCGCTCATCAGCGCCCACTCGCATCTCGGTATCCTGCTCAACAACACCGACGCCTCGCCGGATGCCTATACTGCCGAAAACGTCACCGCCGCTCTGAACCAGTACGAGCGCTACGGGGTCACCACCATGGTCTCGCTTGGAGTCAACCGCGACCTCGTCTACGAGCTACGCGACCAACAGCGAGCAGGCAAACTCGGCGGAGCCACCTTCCTCACCGCAGGCCGTGGCATCGGCGTCCCCAACGGAGCCCCCGGACTTAACGTTGCGCCCGACCAGGTATATCGCCCTGCCAATCCCGAAGAAGCCCGCAAGGATGTCGACGAGATGGCTTCACACCACGTCGATCTCATCAAACTCTGGCTCGATAGTGGACACGGCAAAATTCCCGCGATGGATCCTGCGGTCTACACCGCCATCATCGACGAGGCGCACAAGCATCACCTCAAGGTAGCCGCGCACGTCTACACCCTGGCCGATGCCAAAAGCCTGGTCAACGCCAATGTCGATATCCTCGCTCACTCCATCCGCGACCAGGTTGTCGACCCCGCCTTCGCCACCTCTCTCATCTATCACAAGGTCTGGTATATCCCCACGCTCGCGCTCGACGAAGCGTTCTATCTCTACGCCGCAGACCCCGACGTCATGAAGTCGCAGTTCTTCCAGCAGGCTGCTGGCCCACAGCTACTCGCAAAACTACAGGCTCCTGACTACGCGGAGAAGACCCTCGCCTCACCGCAGACCGAACAGGCGAGGAAAGACCACGAGATCGCCATGAAGAACCTCAAGGCTCTGCGCGATGCTGGCGTTAATGTTGCCTTCGGGACCGACTCTGGCGCCGTAGCTGGCCGCATCCCAGGCTTCAGCGAGCATCGCGAACTCGAGGACCTCGTCGCCGCCGGTCTTACGCCACTTCAAGCCATTACATTAGCAACCGGAGAAAACGGACGCCTTCTTCACGAGATCAATCCAAAGCTAAGCATCGGTCTCATCAAACAGGACTACTCCGCCGATCTCATCATTCTCTCGGCGGATCCTCTGATGGACGTCCGCAACACACGACATATCGATGCCGTCTATCACCACGGCGCTCTGGTCCCCAACACTCCTCCACAGAACTAA